The genome window AACCGGATTCTCGATACCGATGACGGTGCCCGCTATATCGGCGAGTTCGCCATCGGGGTCAATCCGGCCATTCGTCGACCGATGCGGAACATCCTCTTTGACGAGAAGATATTCGGCTCAATCCATTTCACGCCGGGGCAATGTTACGACGAATGCGACAACGGCAATCGTTCGGCGGTCCATTGGGATATGGTAAAGCTCTTGGAAGGGGATGGGGAAATCCTGTTCGACGGCGTCATGATCCAGAAAGACGGCCGTTTCGTGCACAGCAGTCTGGCGTCGCTCAACCCCGGTGACTGAGATGATGATAGCCATCAATGCCGATAATCCCCAGCCTCGTCTTGTTGCACGGGTCAAGGAAACCCTGGAGCGGGGTGGGGTCATTGCCTATCCTACTGATACGACCTATGGGATTGGCTGCAGCATCTTCAACAAGAAGGGGATCGAGAGGGTTTACCAATTGAAGCAGCGGGAAAAGCGGAAGCCGTTCTCGTTCATTTGTTCCGAGCTGGCTGACGTGGCACGCTACGCCAAGGTGAGCAACTATGCCTTCAAGATCATGAAGCGTTATCTGCCTGGGGCGTATACCTTTGTCCTCGATGCGAGCAGCGTTGTCCCCGACCTGCTCCTGACCCGCCAGAAGACCGTCGGCATCCGTATTCCTGAAAATCGGATATGTATTTCCATTGTCAGGGAACTGGGACATCCTATCATTACCACCAGCGCCAATCGTTCCGGTGAGGAGCCGATTGGCGACCCGAGCCAGATTGAGGCGGAACTGGGAAAACAGTTGGATCTGATCGTGGACGGCGGCGTATTACCTGCCGATGTCAGTTCCATCGTGAGTCTCATCGGCGATCGCCCCGAAGTCTTGCGCGCCGGCGTGGGCGATATCAGCTGGTGTTCGTAACGGGATAGAGACATGCGTTCGCGTCTGGTCAGAAAAGGATTCAACCTCCTCACTGCCGGGGTTGTGGTGACAACCCTTGTCACCTTTTATCCTGCCCTGGTTTCGGATCTTGTGCCATTCTCCGCCGGCCCGGCTAGTGTGATCTATTTCGGGTTTTTCTGGGGGAGCATGCTGGGGGGGGCAGGGACCATCATCACGGTTTTCGGCATGCTGCGTGCCGAAGAGCGCGGTCGGACCGTGGGGCTGCGGACCCCCGTTCTGGTCCTGATGGCGACACTGCTCGCCTTTGCCATCCTGGTCTATCTCTCCCTGAACGGTGTCCCGATGAAGCAACCCCCTCTCAAGCCTGGCGAGACCATCACCATCTGAACCTTTCCCGTTGCTGTCCGTTCTTTAATTAATCTTGCAATTGACCGGACGATGGGGTATGAACAAACCGCGGCGGCGATCAGGGCAGGCGTGCAAATTTCCTTGACAACTCCTGTTGCATCACTATACTGAAGGGCTTTGAGCGCCAGGAGGCGATTACCCCGTGATCTTGAGGGTCAACGATATCACCGATACGGTGAAACGGCTGTCGGCCAACGAACAGCCGGCAGACTACCCAATTCTGGCAGCACTGCAGGAAGAGGGCATCTGCGAGTTCCTCTCCCCGTTGGCGCAGGAGTTCAGCGTTGTCAGGGAGTACGACCACATCAGGGTCGAGGGTGCGATAAGCGCGAAGGTTACGATGGTCTGTGCCCGCTGCTTGACCCCGTACTCCCTGGATCTGCGGTCGAGCTTTACCATCTTCTACTCCAAGGCAACTGCCGACCTGCCTCAGGACGAGGAGGTGGAGTTGTCCGAGAAGGAACTGATTTCGGCCACGTATTCAGGGGATGAGATCGACTTGGCCCCGGAAGTCGCCGAGCATGTGATCATTGAGCTTCCCCTCAAGCCGCTCTGCACTGACACCTGCCGGGGTCTCTGCAGTATCTGCGGCATCGATCTCAATAACAGCAGCTGTGACTGCACCGAACAGAAGGGGAGCTTGGCATTCAGTGTGTTGAAGAACCTCAAACTGGATAGATAAAAAGGAGATTCCGTATGGCAGTACCCAAGAAAAAGACATCCAAATCGCGTAAAAACATGAGAAGGGCGCACGACTTTCTGACCGCACCCGCTGCCGCAGTCTGTCCGCAGTGCAAAGCACCCAAGATGCCCCATCGTGCGTGCCCCTCCTGCGGCACCTACAAGGGGAAAGAAGTACTTAAGTCCGAAGACCTTTAACCATCATTACCTGAAAAGTCTAGGGCCACTATGAGAGTTGCAGTAGATGCAATGGGGGGAGACAACGCTCCGGGCGTTGAGGTGGAAGGAGCGGTCTGCGCTGCTCGCGAGTTCGGTATTGCCGTCACGCTGGTGGGGGATACCGATCGTATTCGCCAGGAACTGAACAAATACGACATTCGCGGTCTGGACCTTGCCATTCACCATGCCAGCGAGGTCGTGGGCATGCACGATTCCCCCTCTGATGCCATCCGGAAGAAGAAGGATTCATCCATCAGGGTGGCGTTCGAACTGGTCAAAAGCGGGGGGGCAGAGGCGGTGGTCAGTGCCGGAAACTCCGGTGCAACCATGGCAGCCGGCATGTTCGTCCTCAAGCGACTCAAGGGTATCGAGCGACCGGCGATTGCCCAGATCTTCCCAACCCTGCACGGCAGAACCCTTGTGCTCGATGTCGGCGGCAATGTGGATTGTAAATCGAATCATCTTGTCCATTTTGCCATCATGGGTGGCGTTTACGCCCGCTGTATCATGGATGTGGATGCTCCGCGGATCGGGCTGTTGTCCAATGGCGAAGAAGAGAGCAAGGGGAATGAGCTGACCCGCGAGACCAATGTCATTCTCAAGCAGGCACCCCTCAATTACGTTGGCTACGTCGAGGGGCGCGACATCTTCAGCGGTGTCGTGGATGTGGTTGTATGTGACGGTTTTGTCGGCAATGTGGTGCTGAAGCTTTCCGAAGGGCTGGCAGAAGCAGTGGGGAAAATGCTCAAGGAGGAGATTCTCAAGAGCTTCCTCCCCAAGGTAGGATTTCTGCTTGCACGCCCCGCTTTCCAGAATTTCATGAAAAAGGTCGACTATGCCGAATACGGCGGTGCCCCTCTGCTGGGTATCGATGGTGTCGGCATGATCTGTCATGGCGGCTCGAATACCAAGGCAATCAAGAATGCCATTCGCTTTGCTCACGAATACGCCCAGCGCGGTGTGAACCAGCAGATGGCCGATAAGCTGCAGGAGAGTTTTGCTCTCTCGCTCCAGCAGTTTGAGACGCTGAAAGACGCTGCCGCCAACTAGGCATGGGTGAGGCGCATGATACGGGCAAAGATCCTCGGTACCGGCTCGGCAGTTCCCGACACGGTCCTGACAAATTGTGACCTTGAACGTCGTGTAGACACTTCCGATGAATGGATTACCAGCCGCACCGGCATCAAGGAGCGGCATATAGCTGCTGACGGCGAGTTCACCTCGACGTTTGCCACCAGGGCGGCGATACGTGCTCTCGAAATGGCCGGGGTGACTGCCGAAGAGATCGACCTGATCATCGTTGCCACCGTAACCCCTGATTTTCCCTTTCCTGCCACTGCCTGCCTGGTGCAGAATAACCTCAAAGCTTCCCGTGCTGCTGCCTTCGATGTTTCCGCCGCCTGCTCCGGCTTTCTCTACGGGATCTCCATCACAGAAAAGATGATCGCCACCGGTTCCATTCGCAAGGGTCTGGTGATCGGCGCCGAGGTCCTTTCCCGGATCGTCGACTGGTCAGACCGGAACACCTGCTGCCTGTTCGGTGACGGTGCCGGTGCCGTCGTGATTGGCTCGGGAGACGATGGGGCGGGAATCCTCTCGACGCACATCCATAGTGACGGCAGCTATTGGGAGCTTCTCCATCAGCCGGCCTGCGGCAATCGGTCGCCGGCAAGCCAAAGGGTTGTCGATGAACGTCTCGCCCATATCAGAATGCAGGGGAACGACGTCTTCAAGCTCGCGGTGCGGGCTATGGATGATGTCGCGCATGAGGCGCTGAACGCCAATGGCCTCACGCTCGCCGACCTGGACCTGCTGATACCGCATCAGGCCAACCGGCGGATCATCGATGCCATCGGCAAACGTCTGGGACTCCCCGAAGAGAAGGTCTTCGTCAATGTCCATAAATACGGGAATACCTCTGCGGCATCCATCCCAATCGCCCTTGACGAAGCCAACCGGACAGGCGCGCTGCAGCCAGGGAACCTTGTTCTCTTCGATGCCTTCGGGGGAGGTCTTACCTGGGGAGCCGTGCTGGTACGCTGGTAGAACGAACGTGAAAGGATGAATATGGGCAAGAAGGCTTTCATTTTCCCCGGACAGGGGTCACAATATGCCGGCATGGGCAAAGAGCTGGCGGATTCCTTTCCGGTTGCCAGGGAGGTGTTTCGCGAAGCCGATGATGCCTTGGGCTTCAAACTCTCCGAACTCTGTTTTAACGGACCCGAGGAATCCCTGAAGTTGACTACCAACACCCAGCCCGCTATCCTCGCCACAAGCGTGGCGGCGCTACGGGTTGTACAGTCTGAAAAGGGTCTGGTCCCGGATTTCCTGGCAGGGCATTCCCTGGGCGAATACTCGGCCCTGGTGGCAGCCGGTGCGCTGCAATTTGCCGATGCAGTCCGCACGGTGCGCGCTCGTGGTGCATACATGCAGGAGGCCGTCCCCGTAGGTACCGGTGCCATGGCAGCGATTCTTGGTGTCGAGCCGCAGATTCTCGCCGAGATCTGCACCGAAGCTGCACAGGGAGAGGTTGTCTCGCCTGCCAACTATAATTCGCCCGGACAGGTGGTTATTGCCGGCCACGCATCAGCGGTCAATCGTGCCATCGAGATCGCAAAGGGGAGAGGCTTTCGCAAGGCAATGCTGTTGCCGGTAAGCGCACCTTTTCATTGTTCCCTCATGGTCCCTGCCGGCGAACGGCTTGCCGAGACGCTCGCCGATATCAGCGTTGGTGCACTGGCCCGGCCGGTGGTCACCAACGTGGAAGCCGAGCCGAACCAGGACAGCACCCGGGTCAAAGAGCTGCTGGTGCGGCAGGTGAGCGCTCCGGTCCGCTGGGAGGATTCGGTGCGTACGATGGTGGTACTGGGGGTGACGGAGTTTGTGGAGATAGGCCCCGGCAAGGTTCTTTCCGGCCTGGTCAAGCGTATCACCAAAGAGGTTTCAACGGTTAACGTGGAAGATGGAGCAACGCTGCAGGCTCTGTAAGCCCCTGTAGAATTACGTGGAAAGGAGTACGCAATGCCCAAAGGAAAAGTAGCTGTTATTACCGGTGCATCGCGCGGGATCGGTCGAAGCATTGCCCTGGCCCTGGCAGCGGAAGGGGCAAAAATCGTTGCGGTCGACGTTGACCAGGCAGCAACAGAGGCAATGGTTGCTGAGGTCCAGCAACTGGGCGTGGAAGCGATCGCCGTCGTCGGAAACGTAACGGTTGCCGCGGATACGGAAAAGATGATAGATGCCGCAGTAGCAGCCTTCGGCAGGGTGGATATCCTGGTGAATAACGCCGGCATTACCAGGGATGGCCTTCTGCTCAGGATGAAAGAGGATGACTGGGATGCAGTCCTGAACGTCAACCTCAAAGGGGCATTCCTCTGCACCCGTGCCGCAGCTAAGGTGATGACCAAGCAGCGTTTCGGCAGGATCATCAACATTGCCTCGGTAGTCGGGCAGATGGGGAACGTCGGTCAGGCCAATTATTGTGCCAGCAAGGCCGGGCTGATGGGGCTCACCAAGTCCAACGCACGCGAGCTGGCGAAGCGGAACATCACGGTAAACGCTGTGGCTCCCGGTTTCATTGCCACAGCAATGACGGATGCCCTGCCAGAAAAGGTCCGGGACGAACTGACTGCGCAGATACCTCTGGAGCGGCTCGGCACACCAGAGGATATTGCGAATGCCGTAGTATTCCTTGCTGCCGAACGTTCCGGGTATGTCACCGGGCAGGTGCTGGCAGTTAACGGCGGCATGTACATGTAAAAATCTCGTTTGCAATTTTACTGATTCATGCTATGAAGCATTGACACACACGCACACACTGCCTGAAAAGGTAATATAACCAACGGAGGTAAGAGGAATGTCAACAATAGAAAAACGAGTCAAGGAAATAGTCGCTGAACAGCTTGGGGTTGACGAGTCCCAGGTCACCAACGAGGCATCGTTCATGGACGATCTCGGCGCCGATTCCCTTGATACCGTGGAACTGGTCATGGCCCTTGAAGAAGAATTCGATATCGAAATCTCCGACGAGAATGCCGAAAAGATCCAGACGGTTCAGGATGCCGTTGACTATATCACCGAGCACACCTAACAGATCGCTACAAAGGGGAGTAACCTCCCCTTTTTCGGGGTGCCTCTGTGGCACCCTTTCATTTGGTAAACCGGGAGAAACTGTTTATGAGAAGAGTTGTGGTGACGGGAGTCGGCGTTGTCTCCCCGCTGGGGACTGGTAACGACGCTAACTGGGCCGCCCTGACCGCGGGCCGTTCGGGAATTGCCTCCATAACCAGATTTGACGCTTCGGAGTTTCCGGTGAAGATTGCCGGAGAGGTGAAGGACTTCAATCCGGAAGATTTTATCGACAAGAAAGAGGTCAAGAAGATGGACCTCTTTATCCAGTATTCCTTGGCTGCGGCACAGTTCGCCATGGCTGACTCCGGCCTGCTGATTGACGAAAGCAATGCCGAGCGGGTTGGGGTATTGGTCGGAGCGGGACTTGGCGGTCTGCCGACTATTGAAAGATATCATAGCGCCATGCTGGAGGGTGGATACAAGAAGATTTCCCCCTTCTTCATTCCGATGCTGATCATCAACTTGGCTCCCGGTCACATCTCCATGAAATACGGCGCCAAGGGGCCCAATGTGTCGTCGGTTTCGGCCTGCGCCACTGGTACCCACTCCATTGGCGATGCCTATCACATGATCAAGCGTGGCGATGCCGACGCCATGATCGCCGGCGGAACTGAGTCAACGGTTACCCCGCTGGGCATAGGCGGTTTTGCCGTGATGAAGGCCCTTTCCACCAGGAATGACGACCCTACTGCCGCTTCCCGCCCCTTTGAAAAGAATCGCGACGGTTTTATCATGGGTGAGGGGGCCGGTATCGTCGTGCTTGAAGAGTACGAGGCTGCCAAGAAGCGCGGTGCCAAGATATATGGCGAAGTGGTCGGTTATGGTCTCACCGGAGATGCCTATCATCTGACTGCTCCTGCTCCGGGTGGCGAAGGCGCGGCCCGCTGCATGAAAATGGCTCTTGCCGGGGCCGGCATAAACCCTGAGCAGGTTGATTATATCAACGCCCATGGGACGTCGACCCCGATGAACGACCTCTACGAAACCATGGCCATCAAGACGACCTTCGGCGAACACGCCCACAAAGTGATGGTCTCCTCGACCAAGTCCATGACCGGCCATCTGCTCGGTGCCGCCGGCGGCATCGAGGCGGTCTTTACCCTGCTGGCCATGGATAAGGGCGTTATTCCCCCGACCATCAATTACCAGGAGCCGGATCCAGAGTGCGATCTCGACTATGTCCCCAATACTGCACGTTCCGCCACGATAGAGTATGCCATGAGCAACAACTTCGGCTTTGGCGGAACCAACGCGTCGCTTCTCTTCAGGAAGATATAGGTGGGGGCGATGATCCTTCTCGGTAGCGACCATGGCGGCTATCAACTCAAGGCCGCGATCATCGAATTCCTGGCACAGCGTGGCATTTCCTTCGAGGACTGTGGCACTGACAACGGCAACTCCGTGGATTATCCCGATTTCGGGATCAGGGTCGCCCGGAGGATTTCCGAAGGCACGGCTGAAAAGGGTATCCTGATCTGCGGCACCGGGATCGGCATGTCCATTGTTGCCAACAAGTTCCCTGGCGTTCGGGCCGCTCTCGCCACGGATAATTTCATGGCGCAGATGGCAAAAGAGCACAACAATGCCAATATCCTGGTTCTGGGGGGACGGGTGCTCGACCCCCACAAGGCGTGCGGCATGGTTGCGGCCTGGCTTGACGCCACCTTCGAGGGTGGACGTCACCAGGGGCGACTGGACAAGATTACTCACCTGGAACAGGAACTCCGCTGCCGCTGACAGTGTCGGGCAGGGAGGCTGCGGTGCGGACATACGGGACTTCTGGTCCCGTTTGCTTTTTCATCACACGTATACAAGGAGCCTTACAGCATGTCGATTCTCGAAACCTTTGATCCTGAAGTAGCGCAGGCCATCCGGTTGGAGACCGAGCGCCAGGAGTACAACCTTGAACTGATCGCGTCGGAGAACTTCGTTTCCGAAGCGGTGCTTGAAGCTCAGGGATCGGTGCTCACCAACAAATATGCCGAGGGGTATCCGGGCAAGCGGTATTATGGTGGCTGCCATCAGGTCGATGTGGTGGAGAATCTGGCAATAGCCCGGGCCAAGGAGCTGTTCGGGGCCGAGCATGCGAACGTCCAGCCCCACTCAGGGTCCCAGGCGAACATGGCGGTCTATTTCGCGGCATGCAAACCGGGAGATACCATCCTGGGGATGAATCTTTCCCACGGCGGGCACCTGACCCATGGCAGTCCGGTGAACTTTTCCGGCCGTCTCTTCAATATCGTCCCCTACGGAGTCTCTCCCGAAACCCAGACCATCGATTACGCGGAAGTTGAGCGCCTGGCCGTGGAGAACAAGCCAAAGATGATCGTCGTTGGCGCTAGCGCCTATCCTCGCATTTTCGACTTCGCCGCTTTTCGTGCCATTGCCGATAAGGTTGGAGCGGTCATCATGGTAGACATGGCTCATATTGCCGGTCTGGTTGCGGCGGGTCTCCACCCGAACCCGGTTCCCTATGCCGAATTCGTGACCACCACGACCCACAAGACCCTGCGTGGTCCTCGCGGCGGTATGATCCTCTGCCGGGAAGAATTTGCCAAGACCCTCAACTCCAACATCTTCCCCGGCATCCAGGGTGGGCCGCTGATGCATGTTATCGCTGCCAAGGCGGTTGCCTTCAAGGAGGCGCTGCTCCCTGAGTTCAAGACTTACCAGCAGCAAATCATCAATAATGCCCAGGCCCTTGCCGGCGGGCTGAAAAAGCGCGGGTTCAAGCTGGTGTCCGGTGGAACTGACAACCATCTGATGTTGATCGATTTCAGCGGCACCGACATGACCGGGAAGATCGCCGAAGAGGCTCTCGACAAGGCGGGCATCACGGCCAACAAGAATACCGTTCCCTTTGAGACCCGTTCACCCTTTGTGACCTCCGGGATCAGGCTCGGGACGCCTGCTGCTACCAGCCACGGCCTGAAAGAGACCGAAATGGAGCTGGTGGCCGAATTCATCAGCGAGGCCCTGAGCAATCCTGCTGATGAGGCAGTGCTTGCTTCCATCAAGTTGAAGGTGAATGCCCTCATGAAGAAGTTTCCGCTCTATGCCAAGCGACTCGCCTGACAGGCAGGGGAGAGGGATGCCGCTGCGAGAGCTTACCTGCCCCGTATGCAAGAAACCTTCGCTCTGGGAAGGGAATCCTGCACGACCATTCTGCAGCGATCGTTGCAAGATGATCGATCTGGGGGCATGGGCGGCTGAGGAGTATCGCATCCCTGGGAAACCGGCGCCTGATCCGCAAGAAGAACGTTCGAGCCACCGAGAGGAGCAGTGAATGTCCCCAGTCCGTCTTCGTTTTGCACCCAGCCCCACGGGCTATCTCCATATCGGTGGTGCCCGTACCGCACTCTTTAACTGGCTGCTGGCCAAAAAGCTGAAGGGCACCTTTATCCTGCGTATCGAGGATACCGACGTTGCCCGGTCTACCCAGGAATCGGTGGACGCGATCCTCCAGGCTATGGAGTGGCTGGGGCTCGATTGGGACGAGGGGCCGTTCTACCAGTCGGAACGTTTCCCTGTTTACGCGGAGTGTGTGCAGCAGCTTCTTGCCGAAGGAAAGGCCTATCGTTGCTATTGCACTGCCGAGGAACTGGAGGCCAAACGGGAGCGGGCACTGGCAGAGGGTCGTAAGCCGAAGTATGACGGCACCTGTCGCAGTCTGACCGGAGAAGCGGCCGGAAAACCGTACGTGGTAAGATTCAAGGCGCCCGACAGCGGAACAACTGCCTTCGACGACCTGATCAAGGGGCGGATATCCTTTGACAATGCCGAACTGGACGACCTTATCATCCAGCGCACGGACGGGACGCCGACCTACAACTTCGTGGTCGTGGTCGATGATGCCTCCATGAACGTTTCCATGGTCATCCGCGGCGACGACCACATCAACAATACCCCGCGCCAGATACTGCTCTATGAAGCCCTTGGTCACCCGGTGCCGCAGTTTGCCCATGTGCCGATGATCCTCGGCGCGGACAAGACGCGCCTCTCAAAGCGTCATGGTGCCACCAGCGTCATGGCATATCGCGACATGGGATTCCTGCCGGAGGCCATGGTCAACTACTTGGTCCGGCTCGGCTGGAGTCATGGCGACGATGAGATCTTTTCGCGAGAAGAACTGATCGAAAAGTTCACTATCGAGTCGGTGGGGAGATCGGCCGGGGTCTTCAATCCCGACAAGCTCCTCTGGCTGAACGCCCACTATATCAAAACCGGCGACCCGGCCCGGCTAGCTCAACTGCTGATCCCGTTTCTCGAACAGCGCGGCGTCTCCCTGGCCAGTGGCCCTGAGCTTGTCTCCGTGGTCAGATCGCTGCAGGAGCGAGCCAGGACCATGATCGAGATGGCGGATGGGGCGCTCTTCTACTATATTCCACCTGTTGACTACGACCTCGTGGCATTGCGGAAATTCGGCACGGATCACCTGGTAGCGGTCTGTGGCGCCGTACTCGACAAGCTGGGGGGCTCGGCCGCTCAATCTGCAGCAGAATTCGATCTGCTGTTCAAAGAGGTCTGCACCGAGCAGGGATGGAAGATGCCGCAGGTTGGCCAGCCGGTGCGCATAGCCCTCTCCGGGGGGACCCATGCGCCGGGAATAGGTGAAATCATTCAGGTGCTCGGGGTTCAGGAGACCTGTCGACGCATTGAACAGATCCGTACATTTCTCCAGGCGCATCCCCTGGATTGATCAGGAAAAGCTGCCCAGGTTCCCGCCAAGGCGCCACGTGGCTAGACAGGCTGTGTTAAACAGCCTTTTTTCTGGGTGCTGAGAGGTCGTAATGGGATTTAAAATAATGGCAAGTCAGCTCAATGCATGCTATTATTTTAAGAATTTCTTGCGGCCCTCCACTCTAGCCACAATCTGGCGCCTGACATGAAGAACACTCTCAAATTCCGGATAACATTTTTCTCCTTCATATTCCTGTTTATCCTGATCTTCTGTCTCTCCGCCCTGGAGCTCGCCGAAGACAGGAGGGATTACGTAGATATCCTGGTTCTGCGCTCCCAGAGTATCGGCAGTTCCATGCGGACTTACGTGGAGAAGATCGTTGGTCTGGGGCTGGAACTGAAGGAGATTGCCGGCATCTCCGAAAAATGCCAGGAGCTTGTGCAGGGCAATCCCGAAATCGCCTACTGTATCGTTACCGATCCCACCGGCAGGCAGCTTTTCCTCAATGACCCCGTATTTCTACATCTTCAACTTGATGATGTCAGGCACGTCATCACCACCAAGAACAATCGCCAGGCATTCATCATCGGTACCTCCTACCGTTATTACGATACGATCACCACGGTCAATACGGCAGATGGCAAGGTAGCGGCACAGATCCACGTCGGTTTCCCGGCGGAAGCTATCAATGCCAAGCTGAAAAGCAAGATCATCCGGACCGTTTTCTTTCTGATACTGGCACTTTTGGTCTCATTTTCCTTTCTGGTGGCTTTTGTCAACAGGAGCATCCTGAACCCCATTGCCGCTTTGCTGGGTGGGGTAAAAAAGATATCCGAAGGGTCATTCGAGACCCGCATCCAGGAGGTGCCGGTTTACGAGTTCAACCAACTGGCAAAGAACATCAATTTCATGTCCGAATCCCTCAAGAACCGCGAAGAGGAGATCCAGCGCAATTACCGTGAGTTGGCAGGCACTCACGAGGAATTGCGCATGTCATATCAGAAGCTTGAAAATCTGAGCATCGAGCTGGAACGCTCGGAGCAGCTCTATAAGTCGCTGATGGAAGACTCGGGTGATGCCATCGTCGTTGTCGGTAACAACGAGACGGTCGTTATCGTCAACAAAATGGCTGAGGAGCTCTTCGGCTATTCCGCCCAGAAGTTGGTTGGCCTCCCCATTACCAAGCTGCTCCTGCTTCTCAATGCCGAAAATATCCCCAAGATCCACAATGTTTTCCGCCAGGCACTCTCAGGGGTGCATATCGCCGAAGAGATGCAGTTTGTAAAGATGGGGGGAGAGGTCGTTCTTGCCCGGGTCAATGCCAGTTCCATCAAGAGCGGCAATCAGTTCCTCGTGCAGACAATCTTCAGGGACATTACCCGGGAACGCGAAGTGCTGCTCAATCTAGGCAAGAGCGCGGCCGACCTTGCCCGCCTGAACAAGATGAAGGATTCGTTTCTCGGACTTGCCTCCCACGAGCTCAAAACCCCTCTGACGGTCATCATGGGATATACCGAACTGATCCTTTCCGACATGTCCGATCAGGTCGACAAGACCATTCTGGAGATGGTGGAAAATATCTCCAATGCTGCAGTGAGGCTCGATGGCATCGTCAAGGACATGGTGGATGTCTCCATGATCGACGAGAAGCGTCTGCGGCTGAAGCTTGAGGATATCAACCTGAACCGGCTGGTGGAGGACGCGGTCAATGAGCTCCGCTTCTTTTTCACCATGCGCAAGCAGGAACTGGCATTCAACCTG of Geobacter sp. contains these proteins:
- a CDS encoding threonylcarbamoyl-AMP synthase is translated as MMIAINADNPQPRLVARVKETLERGGVIAYPTDTTYGIGCSIFNKKGIERVYQLKQREKRKPFSFICSELADVARYAKVSNYAFKIMKRYLPGAYTFVLDASSVVPDLLLTRQKTVGIRIPENRICISIVRELGHPIITTSANRSGEEPIGDPSQIEAELGKQLDLIVDGGVLPADVSSIVSLIGDRPEVLRAGVGDISWCS
- the fabH gene encoding beta-ketoacyl-ACP synthase III — its product is MRAKILGTGSAVPDTVLTNCDLERRVDTSDEWITSRTGIKERHIAADGEFTSTFATRAAIRALEMAGVTAEEIDLIIVATVTPDFPFPATACLVQNNLKASRAAAFDVSAACSGFLYGISITEKMIATGSIRKGLVIGAEVLSRIVDWSDRNTCCLFGDGAGAVVIGSGDDGAGILSTHIHSDGSYWELLHQPACGNRSPASQRVVDERLAHIRMQGNDVFKLAVRAMDDVAHEALNANGLTLADLDLLIPHQANRRIIDAIGKRLGLPEEKVFVNVHKYGNTSAASIPIALDEANRTGALQPGNLVLFDAFGGGLTWGAVLVRW
- the fabF gene encoding beta-ketoacyl-ACP synthase II, encoding MRRVVVTGVGVVSPLGTGNDANWAALTAGRSGIASITRFDASEFPVKIAGEVKDFNPEDFIDKKEVKKMDLFIQYSLAAAQFAMADSGLLIDESNAERVGVLVGAGLGGLPTIERYHSAMLEGGYKKISPFFIPMLIINLAPGHISMKYGAKGPNVSSVSACATGTHSIGDAYHMIKRGDADAMIAGGTESTVTPLGIGGFAVMKALSTRNDDPTAASRPFEKNRDGFIMGEGAGIVVLEEYEAAKKRGAKIYGEVVGYGLTGDAYHLTAPAPGGEGAARCMKMALAGAGINPEQVDYINAHGTSTPMNDLYETMAIKTTFGEHAHKVMVSSTKSMTGHLLGAAGGIEAVFTLLAMDKGVIPPTINYQEPDPECDLDYVPNTARSATIEYAMSNNFGFGGTNASLLFRKI
- the plsX gene encoding phosphate acyltransferase PlsX; this translates as MRVAVDAMGGDNAPGVEVEGAVCAAREFGIAVTLVGDTDRIRQELNKYDIRGLDLAIHHASEVVGMHDSPSDAIRKKKDSSIRVAFELVKSGGAEAVVSAGNSGATMAAGMFVLKRLKGIERPAIAQIFPTLHGRTLVLDVGGNVDCKSNHLVHFAIMGGVYARCIMDVDAPRIGLLSNGEEESKGNELTRETNVILKQAPLNYVGYVEGRDIFSGVVDVVVCDGFVGNVVLKLSEGLAEAVGKMLKEEILKSFLPKVGFLLARPAFQNFMKKVDYAEYGGAPLLGIDGVGMICHGGSNTKAIKNAIRFAHEYAQRGVNQQMADKLQESFALSLQQFETLKDAAAN
- the fabD gene encoding ACP S-malonyltransferase, with the translated sequence MGKKAFIFPGQGSQYAGMGKELADSFPVAREVFREADDALGFKLSELCFNGPEESLKLTTNTQPAILATSVAALRVVQSEKGLVPDFLAGHSLGEYSALVAAGALQFADAVRTVRARGAYMQEAVPVGTGAMAAILGVEPQILAEICTEAAQGEVVSPANYNSPGQVVIAGHASAVNRAIEIAKGRGFRKAMLLPVSAPFHCSLMVPAGERLAETLADISVGALARPVVTNVEAEPNQDSTRVKELLVRQVSAPVRWEDSVRTMVVLGVTEFVEIGPGKVLSGLVKRITKEVSTVNVEDGATLQAL
- the rpiB gene encoding ribose 5-phosphate isomerase B → MILLGSDHGGYQLKAAIIEFLAQRGISFEDCGTDNGNSVDYPDFGIRVARRISEGTAEKGILICGTGIGMSIVANKFPGVRAALATDNFMAQMAKEHNNANILVLGGRVLDPHKACGMVAAWLDATFEGGRHQGRLDKITHLEQELRCR
- a CDS encoding DUF177 domain-containing protein is translated as MILRVNDITDTVKRLSANEQPADYPILAALQEEGICEFLSPLAQEFSVVREYDHIRVEGAISAKVTMVCARCLTPYSLDLRSSFTIFYSKATADLPQDEEVELSEKELISATYSGDEIDLAPEVAEHVIIELPLKPLCTDTCRGLCSICGIDLNNSSCDCTEQKGSLAFSVLKNLKLDR
- the rpmF gene encoding 50S ribosomal protein L32; the encoded protein is MAVPKKKTSKSRKNMRRAHDFLTAPAAAVCPQCKAPKMPHRACPSCGTYKGKEVLKSEDL
- the fabG gene encoding 3-oxoacyl-[acyl-carrier-protein] reductase, with the protein product MPKGKVAVITGASRGIGRSIALALAAEGAKIVAVDVDQAATEAMVAEVQQLGVEAIAVVGNVTVAADTEKMIDAAVAAFGRVDILVNNAGITRDGLLLRMKEDDWDAVLNVNLKGAFLCTRAAAKVMTKQRFGRIINIASVVGQMGNVGQANYCASKAGLMGLTKSNARELAKRNITVNAVAPGFIATAMTDALPEKVRDELTAQIPLERLGTPEDIANAVVFLAAERSGYVTGQVLAVNGGMYM
- the acpP gene encoding acyl carrier protein gives rise to the protein MSTIEKRVKEIVAEQLGVDESQVTNEASFMDDLGADSLDTVELVMALEEEFDIEISDENAEKIQTVQDAVDYITEHT